A segment of the Patescibacteria group bacterium genome:
TGACGCTAACTACAATTGCAAAGATAGCAGGTATTGCCGGCATTAGTTTTTTTGCCGGTAATCTTGTTTTATCTGGAAGATACAAATTCTTGGATCGATTATTTGGGGGACTTGATCGTGTCTTTCTCTTTCATCGACAAACAGGAATTGTTACGTTTGTGCTTCTTACAATTCACTTGGTTGCGATAACTTTACGAAACTGGAGGACTTCTTTCTTTTCAGATATCATAGGCTTTACGCTCAACTTCTCAAATTCAACTATAAATTACGGCCGTATCTCATATTATGGCTTACTCATTCTTATAGTTATTACGCTCTATATTCGACTCAAGTATGAACGCTTAAAATTTCTGCATTCATTTATGGGAGTGTTTATATTTTTTGGTGCACTCCATGCGTTCTTTATCCCTTCAGATATTGCGCGAAACAATTATCTGAGAGTATATGTACTTGGTTTTGTTGCTTTAGCACTTGTAAGCTACCTATGCAGAACTGTGTTTAAAAGATGGTTGGTTCGAAGAACTATTGCTGATGTTGTAGCTGTAAATAATCTTGGTAATTCTATTACTGAAGTTGTAATGAAACCACGTGCTGGTAAAATTGCATTCATACCTGGGCAGTTTATGTTTTTGAAGTTTAAGCAAGCTGGATTTCCTTATGAAGATCATCCATTCTCAATTACTGCATCAAGTACAGAAGAGACAATTCGAATTTCTGCAAAAGCTTTAGGCGATTTCACATCTATTCTCCCAACCCTATCTATTGGAGCAACGGCTCATATTCAAGGTCCCTATGGAGGCTTTACGCTCAATAGATCTTCAAAAAAAGAACAGATCTGGATTGCAGGAGGAATTGGAATTACTCCATTTACGAGCATGGCTCGATCATTGCGAGACACTATAGAATCAAAACCTGAACTTAAAGAATATTCTATAGATTTGTTTTATTCTGTTAAGACAGACGCTGAGCTTGTATACGCAAAAGAGTTTGAAGAGATTGCTGCAAGATATCCAAACTTTAGATTTCATCCATGGGTTGCAGAACGAGATGGTTTTATTTCTGCTGATGCTATTTCAAAAAAAATTGATATAAAAAATAAGGGAGTATATATCTGTGGACCAAAGCCATTGCTCAATGCGCTCACTACGCAGTTTGTTGCTGCTGGTACACCTAAGAATGATATTCATTTTGAGCTCTTCCGATTGCTTTAGTCTGATATTCTAATTACTATACTAGTATGAATAAAAAAGTAATCTATGGACTTGTAGCATTGCTTCTCCTGCTTATACTAGGAACTTTTGTGTATGTATATATGCAAACTCGAAAGCCAAGTGTTGTCAGAGAAATTCAAGAACCTATATTTCAGGAATATACTGATGCGCAGCTTGAAGACATAATTAGTAAAGAAAGTTTTGCACAAGCAAATTTCGGAGGAAAAGCTTTT
Coding sequences within it:
- a CDS encoding ferredoxin reductase family protein, which produces MGGFSAHKGRILFYILLAIIPLLLWMIGEGTQLVFTNYYLTLTTIAKIAGIAGISFFAGNLVLSGRYKFLDRLFGGLDRVFLFHRQTGIVTFVLLTIHLVAITLRNWRTSFFSDIIGFTLNFSNSTINYGRISYYGLLILIVITLYIRLKYERLKFLHSFMGVFIFFGALHAFFIPSDIARNNYLRVYVLGFVALALVSYLCRTVFKRWLVRRTIADVVAVNNLGNSITEVVMKPRAGKIAFIPGQFMFLKFKQAGFPYEDHPFSITASSTEETIRISAKALGDFTSILPTLSIGATAHIQGPYGGFTLNRSSKKEQIWIAGGIGITPFTSMARSLRDTIESKPELKEYSIDLFYSVKTDAELVYAKEFEEIAARYPNFRFHPWVAERDGFISADAISKKIDIKNKGVYICGPKPLLNALTTQFVAAGTPKNDIHFELFRLL